The DNA sequence CCTGAAATTCGCATGGATTCAGAGGCCATCTGAGCTAAATGTGATTTACCTAGAAGCGCGCCAGACTCATTCCCCTCCCATGACAGCCAGAGCTTACCGATTTCCATCAGTTCTTGAGCAGACACCCTAAGTCCCCCCTGAGGCCCAAATTCGATTCCATTGTGGCCATTTTGGTAAGATTCCCAATGACTTTTACTCAGGGTAGGTTCGACTTCCCAATCATCCACCTGTGGCACCCATTCGCCTTCGTTTCGGCGATAAAGCGTAGAGAGTGTCTTCCGTTCGGGCAGCGAAGCTTTATTGAAACTGCCTTGGATACCAAGTGGCACAAGCAGTTCTGTTTTCATCACTTCATCAAATCGAGCATCCAAGGTACGCTCCAAAATGGCTCCAATGATCCCGTACCCAAGATTGGAGTATCGAAACTGGGTTCCCGGCTCGGCTTCCGTCCACATTTCCTCCGTACCGCCACCTTGTATCAATTCTGCCAAAGCGGGGTTTTCAGCTGCATAAGTAGCTCTGAGAAATTTCACATACTCGGGTCCATCAGCCAATCCGCTGGTATGTTGGAGCAAATGCCTCAAGGTAATGGGGAGGTCTGGAAAAATGGGATGAAATACAGGATAGCCCAGCAGGTCTCCTATTTGATCGTCCAATCGCAGCTTGCCCTTCTCCACTTGTTTCATGACGACTAGCGCTACCGCTAATTTTGAAATCGAAGCGATGCGATATCGAGTCTCAGGCCCCACTGGAATCTTTTGGTCGATCTGACTCCACCCATGATAACACGCTAGGGAAACCCCCG is a window from the Pontibacter sp. G13 genome containing:
- a CDS encoding serine hydrolase domain-containing protein; the protein is MRFLSLLISCLLVTPIMAQSPHSDFAKLCDSFDIAGASIIAWTDSGVSLACYHGWSQIDQKIPVGPETRYRIASISKLAVALVVMKQVEKGKLRLDDQIGDLLGYPVFHPIFPDLPITLRHLLQHTSGLADGPEYVKFLRATYAAENPALAELIQGGGTEEMWTEAEPGTQFRYSNLGYGIIGAILERTLDARFDEVMKTELLVPLGIQGSFNKASLPERKTLSTLYRRNEGEWVPQVDDWEVEPTLSKSHWESYQNGHNGIEFGPQGGLRVSAQELMEIGKLWLSWEGNESGALLGKSHLAQMASESMRISGQGAFKEYGLGLHITEALIPGVRLIGHTGDAYGLHSMLWVAPAEGKGFVVLLNSAEVKEGESGFYEVEEALANWIWGLMQN